A single window of Rhipicephalus microplus isolate Deutch F79 chromosome 5, USDA_Rmic, whole genome shotgun sequence DNA harbors:
- the LOC142817571 gene encoding uncharacterized protein LOC142817571, protein MRYDYVVAHLASRYAAEVCDILANPPADDRYLHLNRELIRRLSPSQDEQVRHLLQHEELGDCKPSQLLRYMRDLLGSTPVDDSLLRIIWLQRLPSHAQAILQVQPNLPLDQFSHIADQVVEISLPASPLTVNTVDTRQSSSELTHHVDEITRQLD, encoded by the coding sequence ATGCGCTATGACTACGTTGTCGCCCATCTAGCCTCTCGCTATGCGGCTGAGGTTTGCGATATACTTGCGAATCCCCCGGCTGATGACCGTTACCTACACCTGAACAGGGAACTGATCCGCCGGCTTTCACCTTCACAAGACGAGCAGGTGCGTCACCTACTCCAGCACGAAGAACTCGGTGACTGCAAGCCATCGCAGCTCCTGCGTTACATGCGTGATCTCTTGGGCAGCACCCCGGTCGACGACTCCCTCCTCCGTATCATCTGGCTTCAGCGTCTACCCTCACATGCGCAGGCCATCCTCCAGGTGCAACCGAATCTGCCGCTAGACCAGTTCTCTCACATTGCTGATCAAGTCGTTGAGATTTCGTTGCCAGCATCACCTCTCACCGTCAACACCGTTGACACCCGACAGTCTAGCAGTGAGCTCACGCACCATGTCGACGAAATCACCCGTCAGCTGGACTGA
- the LOC142817572 gene encoding uncharacterized protein LOC142817572: MSTTLLSWTSGKLQWQPVETAASCQLRGRRIIVTDQVIKLRFLVDCGSDICCFPRTFLRDKRPCTSFELSAANLSTIKTYGSLRLNIIFKNLCRDFLWNFVVADVAEPIIGSDFSAYYNLLPDCRYDRLIDVTTGLFTPGQRATTQQPNVKALTIGNQSAYHDILTEFSDLTRPSGRPREVRHSTVHYIRTTLGPLVSCRAHRLAPDHLRIAQAEFEAMLREGTARRSEGPYASPLHLVPKKTNG, encoded by the coding sequence ATGTCAACCACCTTGCTCAGCTGGACGTCAGGGAAACTTCAATGGCAGCCCGTAGAGACGGCCGCGAGCTGCCAACTTAGAGGTCGTCGCATAATTGTCACTGACCAAGTCATAAAGCTGCGGTTCCTCGTCGACTGTGGCTCCGACATCTGTTGCTTTCCCCGAACCTTCCTGCGTGACAAGCGTCCTTGCACGTCCTTTGAGCTCAGCGCGGCGAACCTTTCGACCATCAAGACCTACGGCTCGCTCCGCCTTAACATCATTTTCAAAAACCTGTGTCGAGATTTTCTATGGAATTTTGTCGTCGCCGACGTCGCAGAGCCGATCATCGGGTCCGACTTCTCGGCGTACTACAATCTTCTACCTGACTGCCGATATGACCGACTTATCGACGTTACAACAGGCCTCTTCACGCCGGGCCAACGTGCAACCACCCAACAGCCTAACGTCAAGGCACTCACCATTGGGAACCAGTCGGCATACCATGACATCCTCACAGAATTTTCCGACCTGACTCGGCCTAGCGGGCGTCCGCGAGAGGTGCGCCACTCAACAGTGCACTACATTCGTACTACTCTCGGCCCCTTGGTCTCATGCCGCGCCCATCGGCTAGCCCCGGACCACCTACGAATCGCACAGGCCGAATTCGAAGCCATGCTCCGCGAAGGTACTGCCCGCCGCTCGGAGGGACCTTACGCCTCACCGCTTCATCTGGTACCAAAGAAGACCAATGGCTAA